In Anaerolineales bacterium, a single window of DNA contains:
- a CDS encoding polyribonucleotide nucleotidyltransferase produces the protein MKPESKKYSSMVGGKPITFETGTLAGQAGGAVTLRLGDTMIFAAATMSPEVRLGIDYFPLTVDYEERMYAGGRIPGSFFRREGRPSEEAILIARLTDRPLRPLFPKDLRNDVQVILYSFSVDGENPIDILSINAASAALMISNVPWGGPVGAVRIGRVDGQFIVNPTDSEQDRSDLDLRIAGTRDAILMVECGAQEIPETVMVEALNFGHQSIQPLIDVQEQMVRDVGKPKQVYPSFILAEAIQTHVSERAHARLEEALDAPHTKAELNTAINTLQAEIVAELTAQDEALVPSVVEAFDESLKTVVRKRILERQLRPDGRSLTEIRPIWGEVGISPRAHGSGLFTRGETQVLTLATLGTPRDAQEIDSLTGTENKRYMHHYNFPPFSTGEVRPLRGSSRREVGHGALAERALVPVLPPETEFPYTLRLVSEVLSSNGSTSMASVCGSTLALMDTGVPIKSPVAGVAMGLIKEGDQYSILTDIQGMEDHLGDMDFKVAGTRDGITALQMDIKIKGITSEIMSKALEQARLARLFILDKILEVIPAPRTELKSFAPRITVLHIPSDKIGAVIGPGGKIIRSIQEETGVKIDIEEDGTVYIAATDGPAAEKAREMVESITEVPEAGRIYTGKVVRITDFGAFVEILPNQDGLVHISQLDSERVNKVEDIVSVGDEITVMITNIDEGGKIRLSRQAVLEGWSLEEAKEHDRPSGGRSSGGSRGGGDKRRFSRDGGNRDRRDRR, from the coding sequence ATGAAACCTGAATCAAAAAAATATAGCTCGATGGTCGGTGGCAAGCCCATCACCTTCGAGACCGGCACGCTTGCCGGTCAGGCGGGTGGTGCTGTCACCCTCCGCCTGGGCGACACAATGATCTTTGCCGCTGCAACCATGAGCCCCGAGGTTCGCCTGGGGATCGATTACTTCCCACTCACTGTAGACTACGAAGAACGCATGTACGCCGGCGGGCGTATTCCGGGCTCGTTCTTCCGCCGGGAAGGGCGCCCATCCGAGGAAGCCATCCTGATCGCCCGCCTTACAGATCGACCTCTGCGTCCACTCTTCCCCAAAGACTTACGCAACGATGTCCAGGTGATCCTGTACTCGTTCTCGGTCGATGGTGAGAATCCCATTGATATCCTGTCAATCAATGCAGCCTCAGCTGCTTTGATGATTTCTAATGTTCCATGGGGAGGCCCCGTGGGTGCCGTACGCATCGGGCGTGTCGATGGCCAATTCATCGTTAACCCAACCGATTCCGAGCAAGATCGCTCAGATCTTGATCTACGTATTGCTGGTACACGCGATGCCATCTTGATGGTTGAATGTGGTGCCCAGGAGATCCCTGAGACGGTTATGGTGGAGGCCCTGAACTTTGGGCACCAATCCATCCAACCCCTGATCGATGTCCAGGAGCAGATGGTGCGTGATGTGGGCAAACCTAAGCAGGTATACCCATCCTTCATCCTTGCTGAAGCCATCCAGACCCATGTCAGCGAGCGTGCACATGCCCGTTTAGAGGAAGCCCTGGATGCCCCTCACACCAAGGCTGAGCTGAACACCGCCATCAACACCCTGCAGGCAGAGATCGTTGCCGAGCTTACCGCCCAGGACGAAGCACTCGTCCCGAGTGTTGTTGAGGCCTTCGATGAATCCCTGAAGACAGTGGTGCGTAAGCGCATCCTTGAACGCCAGCTGCGCCCCGATGGGCGTAGCCTGACGGAAATCCGTCCCATTTGGGGCGAGGTGGGCATCAGCCCGCGCGCCCATGGCTCAGGCCTGTTCACCCGGGGTGAAACCCAGGTGCTCACCCTGGCCACCCTTGGCACCCCGCGGGATGCCCAGGAGATCGATAGCTTGACCGGAACAGAAAATAAGCGCTACATGCACCATTACAACTTCCCGCCGTTCTCAACTGGTGAGGTACGCCCATTGCGCGGTTCTTCGCGACGTGAGGTCGGCCATGGTGCTCTGGCAGAACGCGCATTGGTGCCGGTCCTCCCGCCCGAAACCGAATTCCCATACACCCTGCGGTTGGTATCCGAGGTGCTTTCTTCCAATGGATCTACATCGATGGCTTCGGTATGTGGATCCACATTAGCATTGATGGACACCGGTGTGCCGATTAAGTCACCAGTGGCTGGTGTGGCGATGGGTTTAATTAAGGAAGGCGACCAGTATTCCATACTGACCGATATCCAGGGGATGGAAGACCACCTTGGTGATATGGACTTTAAAGTGGCTGGCACTCGTGATGGGATCACCGCCCTGCAGATGGATATCAAAATCAAGGGGATCACCTCCGAGATCATGTCCAAAGCACTCGAGCAGGCTCGCCTGGCCCGTTTGTTCATCCTGGATAAAATCCTGGAGGTCATTCCCGCCCCGCGTACTGAGTTGAAGAGCTTCGCTCCGCGCATCACTGTCCTGCATATCCCCTCGGATAAGATCGGTGCAGTCATCGGCCCGGGTGGCAAGATCATCCGCAGCATCCAGGAAGAGACCGGCGTCAAGATCGATATCGAAGAAGACGGCACGGTATACATCGCGGCAACCGATGGCCCGGCAGCAGAGAAAGCCCGCGAGATGGTTGAGAGTATCACGGAAGTCCCCGAAGCTGGCCGAATTTATACCGGCAAGGTGGTACGCATCACCGATTTTGGTGCTTTCGTTGAAATCCTTCCCAACCAGGATGGATTGGTACACATCTCTCAGCTCGATTCCGAGCGTGTCAATAAGGTTGAGGATATCGTATCTGTCGGGGATGAGATCACCGTCATGATCACCAATATTGATGAAGGTGGAAAGATTCGCCTTTCACGCCAGGCTGTCCTCGAAGGCTGGTCCTTAGAGGAAGCCAAGGAACACGACCGACCATCAGGTGGCCGTTCCTCAGGTGGCTCACGTGGTGGAGGTGACAAACGCCGCTTCTCTCGTGATGGTGGCAACCGCGACCGGCGAGATCGACGCTAA
- a CDS encoding 30S ribosomal protein S15, with product MDKETKLQTMQTFARHEGDTGSPEVQVALLSNRISELTEHLREHRHDESSRRGLLKMVGQRRRLLAYIRRNDYQRYIALTDRLNIRRK from the coding sequence ATGGATAAGGAAACGAAATTACAAACAATGCAAACTTTCGCCCGTCATGAGGGCGACACTGGATCACCCGAAGTGCAGGTTGCGCTACTGTCCAACCGCATTTCCGAGCTCACTGAACATTTGCGTGAGCATCGACACGATGAGTCTTCTCGTCGTGGTTTACTCAAGATGGTGGGGCAACGCCGGCGCCTTCTGGCTTACATCAGGCGGAACGACTATCAACGTTACATAGCGTTGACAGACCGGCTGAATATCCGCCGCAAATAG
- a CDS encoding DNA-directed RNA polymerase subunit delta, which translates to MPRFLVLQSDFGLDDGAVCAMYGVAKSVDRDLEIYDLTHGITPFQILEGSYRLYQTVKFWPEGTVFVSVVDPGVGTDRKSVVIKTATGHFVVTPDNGTLTHIKQKIGIVAVREIDEMINRLKGSEDSHTFHGRDVYAYTGARLASGVIDFEGVGPQLNVEDIAEIPIDEVVVSEGYIEGTIEVLDIRFGHLWTNVSLEMFELAGFKLGDEIDVFISYKREKKFHSIVPYVRSFSSVKHSEPLIYMNSMLTVAVGLDQVNMAARYNLGTGPDWKITFRTNKTINSLPRSAAGEENER; encoded by the coding sequence ATGCCAAGATTCCTTGTCCTACAAAGTGATTTCGGTCTGGATGACGGTGCAGTTTGCGCCATGTATGGGGTGGCAAAAAGTGTCGACCGAGATCTAGAAATATACGATTTGACGCACGGCATTACCCCTTTTCAAATTCTGGAAGGCTCGTATCGTCTGTATCAAACTGTCAAATTTTGGCCTGAAGGGACGGTGTTTGTATCGGTTGTGGACCCCGGTGTCGGAACAGATCGAAAGTCAGTTGTTATTAAGACTGCGACTGGTCATTTTGTTGTGACCCCGGATAATGGTACGCTCACTCATATCAAACAGAAAATCGGAATTGTAGCGGTTCGCGAAATTGATGAGATGATCAATCGGCTAAAAGGTTCTGAAGATTCTCATACATTTCATGGCCGTGATGTATACGCTTATACCGGTGCGCGTCTTGCTTCCGGAGTGATTGATTTTGAAGGAGTGGGTCCTCAGCTCAATGTCGAAGATATTGCTGAGATACCAATTGATGAAGTTGTTGTTTCCGAAGGGTATATTGAAGGGACCATCGAAGTTCTCGATATCCGTTTCGGGCATCTCTGGACCAATGTAAGCCTGGAAATGTTTGAACTGGCAGGATTCAAACTCGGAGACGAAATTGATGTTTTTATCTCCTACAAGCGCGAGAAGAAATTCCATAGTATCGTGCCTTATGTGCGCTCTTTTTCATCGGTCAAGCATTCCGAACCTCTTATCTATATGAATTCAATGCTAACGGTGGCGGTTGGGCTGGATCAGGTGAATATGGCAGCGAGGTACAATTTGGGAACTGGACCTGATTGGAAGATCACTTTCAGGACGAATAAGACTATCAACTCTTTGCCTAGATCGGCAGCAGGTGAGGAAAATGAAAGATAA
- a CDS encoding proline--tRNA ligase: protein MPEDKLPNRSENFAEWYNQLVLKAELADYAPVRGCMVVRPYGWAVWENMTAALDRRFKATGHVNAAFPLLIPMSYFEKEKSHVEGFSPELAVVTIGGGEKLEEPLVVRPTSETIIGTMYSKWIKSYRDLPVLINQWGSVVRWEMRTKLFLRTLEFYWQEGHTAHATPEEAQAETLRMLDVYADFAVEDAAIPVVKGRKSQSEKFAGADNSYSIEAMMGDTKALQAGTSHNLGQNFAKAFEIQYLDKNNLLQHVWTTSWGLSTRFVGAVIMTHGDDQGLILPPRLAPYQIVIVPIYKNDAERSLVMPVVSRVEQELQSFRLKVDAREEVSPGFKYNNWEMRGVPLRIEIGPRDIEKNSLAFARRDTPGKAGRSFIEHTQLEAQVAETLQSIQASLFERALAFRRAHTYDPKDYDELKSAVEKGWAFSWWCGDPDCEARVKDETKATTRCIPLEQEPGTGQCIICGKPATEKVIFGKAY, encoded by the coding sequence ATGCCTGAAGACAAACTCCCCAACCGATCGGAAAATTTCGCCGAATGGTATAACCAGCTGGTGCTCAAAGCTGAACTGGCAGATTATGCCCCCGTGCGGGGCTGTATGGTTGTTCGACCTTATGGCTGGGCTGTGTGGGAGAACATGACTGCCGCCCTCGACCGCCGTTTTAAAGCTACCGGCCATGTCAATGCTGCCTTCCCTCTGCTCATCCCCATGTCTTACTTCGAAAAGGAGAAATCGCATGTTGAGGGGTTTTCACCCGAGCTGGCAGTGGTAACGATCGGGGGTGGTGAGAAGCTCGAAGAACCGCTGGTTGTGCGCCCGACCTCTGAGACCATTATCGGCACCATGTACTCCAAGTGGATCAAATCCTACCGTGATCTGCCCGTGCTCATCAACCAATGGGGCAGCGTGGTGCGATGGGAGATGCGTACCAAGCTCTTCTTACGCACGCTGGAGTTCTACTGGCAGGAAGGTCACACGGCGCATGCCACCCCTGAGGAAGCCCAGGCAGAAACCCTGCGTATGCTGGATGTTTACGCAGATTTCGCAGTTGAAGACGCTGCCATCCCGGTAGTGAAAGGCCGCAAGAGCCAGTCGGAGAAATTCGCTGGCGCAGATAATTCCTACAGCATCGAAGCCATGATGGGTGATACCAAAGCCCTGCAGGCCGGAACCTCGCATAACCTGGGGCAAAACTTTGCCAAGGCTTTTGAAATTCAGTATCTCGATAAGAACAACCTGCTCCAGCACGTCTGGACCACCTCCTGGGGACTTTCCACCCGCTTTGTAGGAGCGGTAATCATGACCCATGGCGATGACCAGGGATTGATCCTGCCTCCCAGGCTGGCACCTTACCAGATCGTCATCGTGCCGATTTATAAAAATGACGCAGAGAGATCACTCGTCATGCCCGTGGTATCCAGGGTGGAGCAAGAGCTGCAAAGCTTCCGCTTGAAAGTGGATGCTCGTGAAGAGGTCTCACCTGGTTTTAAATATAACAACTGGGAGATGCGCGGTGTGCCTCTGCGGATTGAGATCGGCCCTCGGGATATTGAGAAGAACTCCCTGGCTTTCGCCCGCCGGGATACGCCCGGCAAAGCCGGTAGGAGCTTTATAGAGCATACCCAGCTTGAAGCCCAGGTGGCGGAAACCCTGCAATCCATCCAGGCTTCGCTGTTTGAGCGAGCCCTGGCTTTCCGCCGTGCCCACACATACGATCCGAAGGATTACGATGAGCTCAAATCTGCTGTGGAGAAGGGCTGGGCGTTCAGCTGGTGGTGCGGTGACCCTGACTGTGAAGCCAGGGTGAAGGATGAGACGAAGGCCACCACACGTTGCATTCCCCTGGAACAGGAACCGGGGACCGGCCAATGCATCATCTGCGGGAAGCCCGCCACCGAGAAAGTGATCTTCGGTAAGGCGTATTGA
- a CDS encoding peptide ABC transporter ATP-binding protein, which yields MINPKISIQDLTKYFGTKLILHSVNLDIQSHEVVCLIGASGSGKSTLLRCINHLFSFDYGRILLDGVDISGAEMTDNELRKRIGIVFQSYNLFPHMTVLDNITLAPVKVHRVNREEAREYAHKLLGLFDLADQEGSYPDRLSGGQQQRVAIVRAMANNPDVLLLDEITAALDPELIGGVLDIIRDLKKKGMTMVIVTHEMGFARDVADRVCFLDQGRILEEGHPSQLFTNPTNERTRQFLQRIIEAGRL from the coding sequence ATGATAAACCCGAAAATCAGTATCCAGGATCTCACCAAATATTTTGGCACAAAGCTCATCCTGCATTCCGTGAACCTCGATATCCAATCCCATGAAGTTGTCTGCCTGATCGGTGCATCTGGTTCAGGCAAATCCACTCTGTTACGTTGTATTAATCACCTTTTTTCTTTCGATTATGGGAGAATTCTGCTTGACGGAGTAGATATCTCAGGTGCGGAAATGACCGATAACGAGCTCCGCAAACGGATCGGGATTGTTTTCCAATCTTACAATCTTTTCCCGCACATGACAGTACTGGATAACATTACCCTCGCGCCGGTAAAAGTTCACAGGGTCAACCGGGAAGAAGCGCGGGAATATGCACATAAGTTGCTTGGTCTCTTTGATTTGGCTGACCAGGAAGGATCCTACCCCGACCGATTATCTGGCGGTCAGCAGCAGCGTGTTGCTATTGTTCGAGCTATGGCAAACAACCCCGATGTTCTGCTTCTCGATGAAATTACTGCTGCCCTCGATCCTGAGCTGATCGGAGGTGTTCTCGATATCATTCGAGATTTGAAAAAGAAGGGGATGACGATGGTAATCGTGACCCACGAAATGGGCTTCGCCCGAGATGTGGCCGACCGGGTCTGTTTTCTCGATCAAGGAAGAATATTGGAGGAGGGGCACCCTTCACAACTCTTCACCAACCCCACAAACGAGAGAACGCGGCAATTCCTGCAACGGATTATTGAGGCGGGCAGGTTATAA
- a CDS encoding 4Fe-4S ferredoxin codes for MISFTRLSMTDRREAVMCEFCMQHGEGKQWYLQMKNYSNELLHAPITGEQKKEIGFDTRMEWVDNFVKWFTVPAYKGNFPKRPRTRDELPLGDSPSRKLSEEEIQRKRKIEHFGQVVPIEDVEKIFALADSITRMPCGCRLQSTGLTNQRYCFGLGVDLLHMLGKYPDSASSLEVLSKDDALRIVRKFDEEGLMHSVWTGVTPYVIGVCNCDGDCGAYRGYIRNKGFSNFFHAEYICQADSDQCNGCKECMSQCQFGALFYSSALGKVSIEPKLCFGCGVCRAACPQGAIELIPRNSVPEVVNVW; via the coding sequence ATGATTAGTTTTACCCGGTTGTCTATGACCGATCGAAGGGAGGCTGTGATGTGTGAATTTTGCATGCAACATGGGGAGGGGAAGCAGTGGTACCTGCAGATGAAGAATTACTCAAACGAGTTACTGCACGCACCGATAACTGGTGAACAAAAAAAGGAAATCGGGTTTGATACTAGAATGGAGTGGGTAGATAATTTTGTAAAATGGTTTACCGTTCCAGCCTATAAAGGAAATTTCCCCAAAAGACCAAGAACCCGAGATGAATTACCTCTGGGTGATTCCCCCTCAAGAAAATTGAGTGAAGAAGAGATCCAACGGAAGAGAAAGATCGAGCACTTTGGTCAGGTCGTGCCCATCGAGGACGTGGAGAAAATATTTGCCTTGGCTGATTCGATTACGCGCATGCCTTGCGGTTGTCGTTTACAATCAACTGGCCTAACAAATCAAAGATATTGTTTTGGTCTGGGAGTTGACTTACTCCATATGCTGGGGAAATATCCTGACAGCGCAAGTTCATTGGAAGTATTAAGCAAGGATGATGCATTACGAATCGTTAGAAAGTTTGATGAAGAGGGCTTGATGCATTCGGTTTGGACAGGTGTAACGCCTTATGTTATTGGGGTATGCAATTGTGATGGTGATTGTGGTGCCTACCGAGGTTACATCCGAAACAAAGGTTTCTCCAATTTTTTCCATGCAGAATATATCTGCCAAGCGGATTCTGATCAGTGTAATGGCTGTAAAGAATGCATGAGCCAGTGCCAGTTTGGAGCTCTGTTCTACTCCTCCGCCTTAGGCAAAGTATCTATTGAGCCCAAGCTGTGCTTTGGGTGTGGGGTGTGCCGCGCTGCCTGCCCCCAGGGGGCGATAGAATTAATCCCTCGCAATTCGGTTCCAGAGGTGGTTAATGTCTGGTGA
- a CDS encoding ABC transporter permease: protein METTDIRSDISAPPPKTLTRKERIIPVLISVFSTGIFLILVAVVVSSSGQWPLVQRQFFSWEAMKESFPAVLFGFWLNIKIFVIAEFFITFVSLFLAIARSLKSPMATPIRVAAIVFIDAVRGVPALLLVLLFGFGIPSLKLPGLPNSALFWGTVALIINYSAYTSEVYRSGMEAVHDSQYAAARGLGLTSWQTLRFAIIPQAIRNVLPALLNGAVSLQKDVALLSVIGVREAVRASEIYTARTFNYSSLIVAAGLFLLASVPLARITDKVSQRDQERRLQRTR, encoded by the coding sequence ATGGAGACGACCGATATTCGATCTGATATAAGCGCTCCACCACCAAAAACTCTGACTAGAAAAGAACGGATCATTCCAGTGCTGATCAGTGTGTTCAGCACTGGAATATTTCTAATCCTGGTCGCCGTGGTGGTAAGCTCATCTGGACAATGGCCTCTCGTACAAAGACAATTTTTCTCCTGGGAGGCGATGAAGGAATCTTTTCCTGCCGTGCTGTTCGGATTCTGGCTTAATATCAAGATATTTGTCATTGCAGAGTTTTTTATTACATTCGTTTCCCTCTTTCTCGCAATCGCTCGTTCGTTGAAGAGTCCCATGGCAACACCAATACGCGTTGCCGCCATCGTTTTCATTGATGCGGTGCGCGGTGTCCCAGCGTTACTCCTCGTTTTGCTGTTTGGATTTGGAATTCCATCACTTAAGCTACCAGGATTGCCTAACAGTGCTCTCTTTTGGGGAACAGTGGCGCTGATCATTAACTACTCTGCCTACACGTCAGAGGTATACCGTTCAGGAATGGAAGCTGTTCACGATAGTCAGTATGCTGCCGCACGCGGATTGGGACTGACCAGCTGGCAGACCCTTCGATTTGCTATCATCCCACAAGCGATTAGGAATGTCCTTCCGGCGCTGTTAAACGGTGCAGTCTCTCTTCAAAAGGATGTGGCTTTGCTCAGTGTGATCGGTGTGCGGGAAGCCGTCCGTGCATCGGAGATCTATACGGCACGGACGTTTAATTATTCATCGTTGATTGTCGCCGCTGGCCTGTTTCTGCTTGCCAGCGTACCTCTAGCCCGTATCACAGACAAGGTTTCTCAACGAGATCAAGAGCGTCGCCTCCAGAGGACAAGGTGA
- a CDS encoding nucleotide pyrophosphohydrolase, whose product MDIAELTQAMHEFVRSMGWYEPDSPRPQTLRNLAVSLSLEAGEVLEHFQWDGELKDPKSFSDELADVTLYLLQLASIAGIDLEKAVLAKLEKNYHRTWEKPVK is encoded by the coding sequence ATGGACATAGCTGAATTAACCCAGGCAATGCATGAGTTCGTCCGTAGCATGGGCTGGTATGAGCCCGACAGCCCACGCCCGCAAACCTTACGGAACCTCGCGGTTTCATTATCGCTTGAAGCCGGCGAGGTTTTGGAGCATTTCCAGTGGGATGGTGAGCTGAAGGATCCAAAATCATTCTCAGACGAGCTTGCTGACGTCACGTTATACCTGCTGCAGCTAGCCAGCATCGCTGGCATCGACCTGGAAAAAGCGGTGTTAGCCAAACTTGAGAAGAACTACCATCGCACCTGGGAGAAACCTGTAAAATGA
- a CDS encoding amino acid ABC transporter substrate-binding protein codes for MKKLTVLFSILVFVALLLSACGGGTGTTGDTAPNVAEGETCDVKNLALYEPGKLTVATGEPVFEPWMVNDDPTNAQGYESAFVYALAKEMGFAAEDVKWVRTTFDEAISPVEKPYDFNIQQYSITEERDKVVDFSDPYYTVQQAVVVLADSPVANAKTLADLRQAKFGAMVGTTDLDTIEKVIGAKDVAVYNTVADVLTAMNAGQVDATVIALPSAYYFVAEPLDNGKIVGILPGEIDEDFGMLFTDGSKLLPCVNKALQTLKDNGTMDELVVKWLQAGGDIPTIDK; via the coding sequence ATGAAGAAACTAACGGTACTTTTCAGCATTCTTGTTTTTGTCGCTCTGCTGCTTTCAGCCTGTGGTGGCGGAACCGGTACCACCGGAGATACAGCCCCCAATGTTGCAGAAGGTGAAACGTGCGATGTTAAGAATCTGGCTCTCTATGAACCGGGAAAACTCACCGTTGCCACCGGTGAGCCTGTCTTTGAGCCGTGGATGGTGAATGATGACCCCACCAATGCCCAGGGATATGAAAGTGCCTTCGTATACGCGCTGGCAAAAGAAATGGGGTTCGCTGCCGAGGATGTCAAGTGGGTACGCACAACGTTCGACGAAGCCATCTCTCCGGTAGAGAAACCATACGATTTCAATATCCAGCAGTACTCAATCACTGAAGAACGTGATAAAGTTGTCGATTTCTCTGATCCCTACTACACTGTACAGCAGGCTGTAGTAGTCCTTGCTGATTCGCCTGTCGCGAATGCCAAAACCCTAGCAGATCTTCGCCAGGCTAAGTTCGGTGCGATGGTCGGCACCACGGATCTTGATACCATTGAAAAAGTAATCGGTGCTAAAGATGTGGCCGTCTACAACACAGTTGCCGATGTTCTGACTGCGATGAATGCCGGTCAAGTTGACGCAACCGTGATTGCCCTCCCTTCCGCATACTACTTCGTTGCTGAACCGCTTGACAATGGGAAGATCGTGGGCATTCTCCCAGGCGAAATCGATGAAGACTTCGGCATGCTCTTCACCGACGGTAGTAAACTTCTCCCTTGCGTGAATAAAGCTCTCCAAACACTCAAAGATAATGGAACGATGGACGAGCTGGTTGTTAAATGGCTCCAGGCTGGCGGTGACATCCCCACTATCGATAAATAA
- a CDS encoding DNA-directed RNA polymerase subunit delta yields the protein MKDKLLVFQSDFGLFDGTVSQMHGIAMQVDPTLRIFDLSHLISKFNTWEASYSLYQTCHAWPEETVFVSVIDPGVGSARKSVVVKTNAGHYIATPDNGTLTHLKKHVGIEAVREIDETVNRVKGSEKSHVFHGRDVYAYTGARLASGVIDFEGVGPGFPVEDIMMHEIIDPVYDGKSIVGILDIEDPHFGMVWTNIPLEYFESMKISFGNKVRTVIEHDGEVKYRDVLPYCRTFTDVPKDNELIYPNEIGNLAIATNFANFVDKFGIKAGNDWKIRFEQ from the coding sequence ATGAAAGATAAACTTCTGGTTTTTCAAAGCGACTTTGGTTTATTTGACGGGACCGTATCCCAGATGCATGGGATTGCTATGCAGGTGGATCCAACGCTGCGGATTTTCGATTTATCACATCTTATATCCAAATTTAACACCTGGGAAGCCTCCTATTCTCTATACCAGACCTGCCATGCCTGGCCTGAGGAGACAGTATTTGTATCGGTTATTGACCCAGGAGTGGGTTCTGCCCGAAAAAGCGTCGTGGTAAAAACAAATGCTGGACATTATATTGCGACACCAGATAATGGAACATTAACCCATTTAAAAAAGCACGTCGGAATAGAGGCAGTCCGAGAAATTGACGAAACGGTGAACAGAGTAAAAGGAAGTGAGAAGTCGCATGTTTTTCATGGTCGTGATGTATATGCTTATACGGGTGCGCGTCTTGCTTCCGGCGTGATTGATTTTGAGGGTGTAGGTCCCGGATTCCCCGTTGAAGACATAATGATGCATGAGATCATTGATCCTGTCTATGACGGGAAAAGTATTGTTGGAATCTTGGACATTGAAGATCCTCATTTTGGCATGGTGTGGACCAATATTCCCCTGGAATACTTTGAAAGCATGAAGATATCCTTTGGCAATAAAGTCCGGACAGTCATAGAACACGATGGCGAGGTAAAATATAGAGACGTTCTACCCTACTGCCGCACCTTTACCGATGTGCCCAAAGATAACGAATTGATTTATCCCAATGAGATTGGCAATCTGGCAATCGCCACGAATTTCGCAAACTTTGTGGATAAATTTGGCATAAAGGCAGGCAATGACTGGAAAATTCGATTTGAGCAGTAG